Proteins from a single region of Hymenobacter aquaticus:
- the pbpC gene encoding penicillin-binding protein 1C: MQRHFWLRIVLGTATLLLTLLGLDAAFPLPPAPQYSPIVLAADGAVLHAFLNPTQKWRMKTELREITPALRATIIEKEDRYFYYHPGVNPLALVQAAGRNLFGRGRTTGASTITMQVARLLEPKERTVGNKLLEMLRALQLEAHYSKPEILQLYLNLVPYGGNIEGVKSAALLYFQQPPDYLSLAQTVTLAIIPNRPRGLVLGRHNAAIRQERNRWLRRFGEQSLFPRPDIADALLEPLDVQRHAAPTLAPHLARRLVRQFPGRASIASTLQRGKQAKAEDLTRNYVRRLRELGISNAAVLVVNNRTRAVEAYVGSADFQDSFTKGQNDGVQAVRSPGSTLKPFLYALALDQGLVTPKLLLPDVPTNFGGYQPENFDKRCNGEVPLDRALAYSLNIPAVRVLSELGVPTFTTQLRAAGFRTVAKRAPHLGLSTILGGCGATLEELTNLYVTLAAGGQYGPLRFASNSEERRSRNEPAAPGRKQQQSAKPTQHSTLFSEASAFLITDILAQLTRPDLPVGYETSLRLPKIAWKTGTSYGRRDAWSIGYNREYTIGVWVGNFSGQGSPALTGSDIATPLLFDLFNTLAYNSPNNWFQPPASLDFRLVCAETGRPPGENCPNQIIDYFLPGVSAGLRCQHQKEVLLSADGQYTYCRACAPATGYRRELYPNLLPEVAAFKEAQGIPYRRQPPHNPACQLVRGGRDQAPGITSPLANTEYVLTKGEQQQLLLSCTTDNEVRQVSWYVNDQFLRTAAATERVFFRPPTGAVKISCADDHGRNTDIQIVVNEL, from the coding sequence ATGCAGCGTCACTTTTGGTTACGAATCGTACTGGGTACTGCTACTCTGCTGCTGACGCTGCTCGGCCTCGACGCGGCGTTTCCGCTGCCGCCGGCGCCGCAGTACTCGCCCATCGTGCTGGCCGCCGACGGCGCGGTGCTGCACGCCTTTCTGAACCCGACCCAGAAGTGGCGCATGAAAACCGAGCTGCGCGAAATCACGCCGGCCCTGCGCGCTACCATTATCGAGAAGGAAGACCGGTATTTCTACTACCATCCGGGTGTCAATCCGCTGGCGCTGGTGCAGGCGGCCGGGCGCAACCTGTTTGGGCGGGGCCGCACCACCGGGGCCAGCACCATTACCATGCAGGTGGCCCGCCTGCTGGAACCCAAGGAGCGGACCGTGGGCAACAAGCTGCTGGAAATGCTGCGCGCCCTGCAGCTGGAAGCCCACTACAGCAAGCCCGAAATCCTGCAGCTCTACCTGAACCTGGTGCCCTACGGCGGCAACATCGAGGGCGTGAAGTCGGCGGCCCTGCTCTACTTCCAGCAGCCCCCCGACTACCTTTCCCTGGCCCAGACCGTGACGTTGGCCATCATCCCGAACCGGCCGCGGGGCTTGGTGCTGGGCCGGCACAACGCGGCCATCCGGCAGGAGCGCAACCGGTGGCTGCGCCGTTTCGGAGAGCAGAGCCTGTTTCCCCGGCCGGACATTGCCGATGCCCTGCTCGAGCCGCTGGACGTGCAGCGTCACGCGGCCCCCACGCTGGCGCCCCACCTGGCCCGGCGGCTGGTGCGGCAGTTTCCCGGCCGGGCCAGCATAGCCTCCACGTTGCAGCGCGGTAAGCAGGCCAAGGCCGAGGATCTGACCCGCAACTACGTGCGCCGCCTGCGGGAGCTGGGCATCAGCAACGCGGCCGTGCTGGTGGTCAACAACCGCACCCGGGCCGTGGAAGCCTACGTGGGCTCGGCCGACTTCCAGGACAGCTTCACCAAAGGCCAGAACGATGGGGTGCAGGCCGTCCGCTCGCCGGGCAGCACGCTCAAGCCCTTCCTCTACGCCCTGGCGCTGGACCAAGGCCTGGTGACGCCCAAGCTGCTGCTGCCCGACGTGCCGACCAACTTCGGCGGCTACCAGCCCGAAAACTTCGACAAGCGCTGCAACGGCGAAGTGCCCCTGGACCGCGCCCTGGCCTATTCGCTCAACATTCCGGCCGTGCGGGTGCTCTCGGAGCTGGGCGTGCCCACCTTTACCACCCAGCTGCGGGCCGCCGGCTTCCGCACCGTGGCCAAACGTGCCCCCCACCTGGGCTTGAGCACCATTCTGGGCGGCTGCGGGGCCACGCTCGAAGAGCTGACCAACCTCTACGTGACCCTGGCGGCCGGTGGGCAGTACGGGCCCCTGCGCTTCGCCAGTAATAGTGAAGAGCGAAGAAGTAGAAATGAGCCGGCAGCCCCGGGCCGGAAGCAACAGCAGTCAGCCAAACCAACCCAACACTCAACCCTCTTTTCCGAGGCCTCGGCGTTTCTCATCACCGACATCCTGGCCCAGCTCACCCGCCCCGATTTGCCCGTGGGCTACGAAACCAGCCTCCGCCTGCCCAAGATTGCCTGGAAAACCGGCACCAGCTACGGCCGCCGCGACGCCTGGAGCATCGGCTACAACCGGGAGTACACCATCGGGGTGTGGGTGGGCAACTTCAGCGGGCAGGGCAGCCCGGCCCTCACCGGCTCCGACATTGCCACGCCCCTGCTCTTCGACTTGTTTAACACGCTGGCCTACAACTCGCCCAACAACTGGTTTCAGCCGCCCGCCAGCCTCGATTTCCGGCTGGTGTGCGCCGAAACCGGCCGGCCGCCGGGCGAGAATTGCCCCAACCAGATTATCGACTACTTCCTGCCCGGCGTGTCGGCCGGGCTGCGCTGCCAGCACCAGAAAGAGGTCCTGCTTTCGGCCGACGGGCAATACACCTACTGCCGGGCCTGCGCGCCGGCCACCGGCTACCGGCGCGAACTGTACCCCAACCTGCTGCCGGAAGTGGCCGCTTTCAAGGAAGCCCAGGGCATACCCTACCGCCGCCAGCCGCCCCACAACCCCGCCTGCCAGCTCGTGCGCGGCGGCCGCGACCAGGCCCCGGGCATTACCTCGCCCCTGGCCAACACCGAGTACGTGCTGACCAAAG
- a CDS encoding transposase translates to MRLVVGRPAPRFYNNISNDETQDVASLPHMDNGLYQDKYRTASTRWPGYDYGESGIYFVTICTQSRHRYFGEISVVSVPEEASVLVPTALGQRAGQCWQEIPQHFAFAVPDAFVVMPDHVHGILIFAKPTSATSRLGTFGPQSQNLGSVVRGFKVGVKGWASRHGHTFAWQSGYFDRVIRNDAELEKARQYILNNPTQWAADHEKPNSLFR, encoded by the coding sequence TTGCGTCTCGTCGTTGGACGACCGGCACCGCGCTTTTATAACAACATCAGCAACGACGAGACGCAAGATGTTGCGTCTCTACCGCATATGGACAACGGGCTTTACCAGGACAAATACCGTACGGCATCTACTCGTTGGCCGGGTTATGATTACGGTGAGAGCGGCATCTACTTCGTTACGATCTGCACGCAAAGCCGACACCGGTATTTCGGAGAAATATCCGTCGTCAGCGTGCCGGAGGAAGCAAGCGTACTGGTCCCGACGGCCTTGGGACAGCGCGCCGGGCAGTGCTGGCAGGAGATTCCGCAGCATTTTGCTTTCGCCGTTCCCGACGCCTTCGTCGTCATGCCCGACCACGTGCACGGTATTCTGATCTTTGCCAAACCTACCTCGGCAACCAGTAGGCTAGGCACTTTCGGTCCGCAAAGCCAGAACCTGGGCTCCGTAGTGCGGGGCTTTAAGGTCGGGGTAAAGGGCTGGGCCAGCCGCCACGGCCACACCTTTGCCTGGCAGAGCGGGTATTTTGACCGGGTAATTCGTAACGACGCGGAGTTGGAAAAGGCCCGCCAGTATATCCTCAACAACCCCACCCAGTGGGCCGCCGACCATGAAAAGCCCAATAGCCTGTTCCGGTAG